Part of the Bombina bombina isolate aBomBom1 chromosome 8, aBomBom1.pri, whole genome shotgun sequence genome is shown below.
tactattaaacctaactctacactatcattaaataaattaactacaagtacctacaattaaatacaatgaaataaactaaactaaagtacaaaaaaacaaacactaaattacaaaaaataaaaaaaattacaagaattttaaactaattacacctaatctaagccccctaataaaataacaaagccccccaaaataaaaaaatgccctaccctatactaaattacaaaagtaatcagctctattaccttaccagccccttaaaagggccttttgcgggggcatgccccaaagaaaacagctcttttgcctgtaaaaaaaaacacaataccccccccacattacaacccaccacccacatacccctactctaacccaaaccccccttaaataaacctaacactacccccctgaagatctctctaccgtatcttcacccagcgggccgaagtcttcatccgatggggcagaagaggacatccagaccggcagaagtcttcatccaagcggggcaagaagaggtcttccatccatcagaagtcttgatccaggcggcatcttctctgttcatccatccggagcggagcggcagcatcctgaagacatcccacgcagagcatcctcttctttcttgatccgacgactaggtgactgtacctttaagtgacgtcatccaagatggcgtcccttgaattccgattggctgataggattctatcagccaatcggaattaaggtaggaaaaatctgattggctgatttaatcagccaatcagattcaagttcaatccgattggctgatggaatcagccaatcagattgacctcgcattctattggctgttccgatcagccaatagaatgcgagctcaatctgattggctgattggatcagccaatcggattgaacttgaatctgattggctgattgaatcagccaatcagatttttcctaccttaattccgattggctgatagaatcctatcagccaatcggaattcaagggacgccataatggatgacgtcacttaaaggtacagtcacctagtcgtcggatcaagaaagaagaggatgctctgcgtgggatgtcttcaggatgctgccgctccgctccggatggatgaacagagaagatgccgcctggatcaagacttctgatggatggaagacctcttcttgtcccacttggatgaagacttctgccggtctggatgtcctcttctgccccatcggatgaagacttcggcccgctgggtgaagatacggtagagagatcttcaggggggtagtgttaggtttatttaaggggggtttgggttagagtaggggtatgtgggtggtgggttgtaatgtgggggggggtattgtggttttttttacaggcaaaagagctgttttctttggggcatgcccccgcaaaaggccctgttcagggctggtaaggtaatagagctgattacttttgtaatttagtatagggtagggcatttttttattttggggggctttgttattttattagggggcttagattaggtgtaattagtttaaaattcttgtaattttttttattttttgtaatttagtgtttgtttttttgtactttagtttagtttatttcattgtatttaattgtaggtacttgtagttaatttatttaatgatagtgtagtgttaggtttaatagtaacttaggttaggatttattttacaggtaattttgtaattattttaactaggtagctattaattagtcaataactatttaatagctattgtacctagttaaaataaatacaaagttgcctgtaaaataaatataaatgctaaaatagctacaatgtaactattagttatattgtagctatattagggtttattttacaggtaagtatttagttttatataggattaatttatttagttaatttaatgacagtgtagtgttaggtgtaattgtaacttaggttagggtttatttttacaggtaaatttgtatttattttagctaggtagttattaactatttaatagctattgtacctagttaaaataaatacaaagttgcctgtaaaataaatataaatcctaaaatagctacaatgtaactattagttatattgtagctatattaatagctagtagggggcttagattaggtgtaattagtttaaaattattgcaatattttattatttttgctaatttagtgtttgtttgtttttttgtacttttctgatggatggaagacctcttcttgccccgcttggatgaagacttctgccagtctggatgtcctcttctgccccatcggatgaagacttcggcccggctgggtgaacacgactcaaggtagggagatcttcaggggggtagtgttaggtttatttaaggggggtttgggttagagtaggggtatgtgggtggtgggttgtaatgtggggggggggattgtgttttttttttacaggcaaaagagctgttttctttggggcatgccccgcaaaaggccctgttcagggctggtaaggtaatagagctgttaacttttgtaatttagtatagggtagggcattttttttattttggggggctttgttattttattagggggcttagattaggtgtaattagtttaaaattcttgtaatatttttttattttttgtaatttagtggggggggggttgtactttagtttagttttttaattgtatttaattgtaggtacttgtagttaatttatttaatgatagtgtagtgttaggtttaattgtaacttaggttaggatttattttacaggtaattttgtaattattttaactaggtagctattaaacagtaaatatctatttaatagctattgtacctagttaaaataaatacaaagttgcctgtacaataaatataaatgctaaaatagctacaatgtaactattagttatattgcagctatattagggtttattttacaggtaagtctttagttttatataggattcatttatttagttaatttaatgatagtgtagtgttaggtgtaattgtaacttaggttatgatttattttacaggtaaatttgtatttattttagctaggtagttattaaatagttattaactatttaatagctattgtacctagttaaaataaatacaaagttgcctgtaaaataaatataaatcctaaaatagctacaatgtaactattagttatattgaagctatattaatagctagtcgggggcttagattaggtgtaattagtttaaaattattgtaatattttattattttttgtaatttagtgtttgtttgtattttggtacttgtatgatggatggaagacctcttcttgccccgcttggatgaagacttctgccggtctggatgtcctcttctgccccatcggatgaagacttcggcccggctgggtgaacacgactcaaggtagggagatcttcaggggggtagtgttaggtttatttaaggggggtttgggttagagtaggggtatgtgggtggtgggttgtaatgtgggggggggattgtgtttttttttttacaggcaaaagagctgttttctttggggcatgccccgcaaagggccctgttcagggctggtaaggtaatagagctgttaacttttgtaatttagtatagggtagggcattttttttattttggggggctttgttattttattagggggcttagattaggtgtaattagtttaaaattcttgtaatatttttttattttttgtaatttagtgtttgtttttttttttgtaatttagtgggggggttttgtactttagtttatttaattgtagataattgtaggtacttgtagttaatttatttaatgacagtgtagtgttaggtttaattgtaacttaggttaggatttattttacaggtaattttgtaattattttaactaggtagctattaattagtcaataactatttaatagcttttgtacctagttaaaataaatacaaagttgcctgtaaaataaatataaatgctaaaatagctacaatgtaactattagttatattgcagctatattagggtttattttacaggtaagtattttgttttaaatatgattcatttatttagttaatttaatgatagtgtagtgttaggtgttagtgtaacttaggttaggatttattttacaggtaaatttgtatttattttagctaggtagttattaaatagttaataactatttaataactattgtacctagttaaaataaatacaaagttgcctgtaaaataaaaataaatcctaaaatagctacaatgtaactattagttatattgcagctatcttagggtttattttacaggtaagtctttagttttaaataggattcatttatttaactatagtaaacttatttcgttttatttaaattatatttaagttagggggtgttagggttagggttagacttaggtttaggggttaataaccttattatagtagcggcgacgatgggggcgggagattaggggttaataactataatgtaggtggcggcgatgttagggagggcagattaggggttaataaaatgtattatagtggtttgcgaggcgggagtgcggcggtttaggggtaaatacatttattatagtggcggcgatttgcggtcggcagattaggggttaatacttgtagttagattgcggcgacgttggggggaggcagattaggggttaataactataatgtaggggtcggcggtgttagggacagcagattaggggttaatagctataatgtaggcggcggcgatatcgggtcggcagattaggggttaatacttgtagttagattgcggcgacgttggggggaggcagattaggggttaataactataatgtaggggtcggcggtgttagggacagcagattaggggttaatagctataatgtaggcggcggcgatatcgggtcggcagattaggggttaatacttgtagttagattgcggcgacgttgggggggggcagattaggggttaataactataatgtaggggtcggcgatgttaggtacagcagattaggggttaatagctataatgtaggcggcggcgatatcgggtcggcagattaggggttaatacttgtagttagattgcggcgacgttgggggggggcagattaggggttaataactataatgtaggggtcggcggtgttagggacagcagattaggggttaatagctataatgtaggcggcggcaatatccgatcggcagattaggggttaaataatgttattatagggtttgcgatgtgggggggcctcggtttagtggttcataggtagtttatgggtgttagtgacttagtgtactaaatgggtgttagtgtagtaaaaacataccgaatttcggaacggaatagaaccgaattcagccgaatccgaataaatccgaaacgaatttattcggatccgaataaatccgaaacgaatttattcaaattttgccgaatcagattcgatccgaaacgaaattctaaaagtctgaatcgatccgaaccgaaaacgaaccgaattttttagcggtgcacatgtctagtggaCTGTCCCCTtaactcagtgctatttacagacttacattttagccacttAGTGCTCAGTCATGAattactccactggagtgagcacaatggtatctatatggcacacatgaactagcagtgtcatgatgtgaaaagctataaaaaatgCGATGAGGcgatctgtagtggcttagagacaggcagacatttagaggtttaaaggttataaagtatattaatataacaatgttggttgtgtaaaggtTAAAGgcgttatctagcttttaaaaaattaaacattttaatgaagactgtccctttaaggtccatccAGATCAGATGTGTAAATAAAGTGAATTACTTCAAGAAtatgaaaaagagaaagagaacagcactcctgagatagaacaaaagctagaataacttccatgcctgttcatttaaatttgtaactcagggtgctcgttcttttagcacactatgccccttcacagagaaaaaatatcctgtagcatatcagtctgatcctgcccaatgaccgtccagcgccgaaataccaggcaattcttctctgaacaagggaagcaacaaccccagacgatcgtttcggccttctgtgggcctcgtcagtgaagtcaggatcagactgatatgctacaggaaagttcttctctgtgaaaggcacatgttgagcaaaaagaggctgcttctagggtggtaactagccatagaacaagctattatgctattgttcgttcccaggttgagcgcttctctctttttatttattaaaattatgacacttagggatgtctccctaagtgtgatgcgggaatccagacgtggacctgttgctcagtgtgcctagagggatatggctgcacctcactgacgaggcccacaataggccgaaacgtacgtctggggttttgctgtttctcttgttcagagagggattgcctggtatttcggtgctggactgtactgtgaagtcaggatcagactgatatgctacaggaaagttcttctctgtgaaaggcacatgttgagcaaaaagaggctgcttctagggtggtaactagccatagaacaagctattatgctattgttcgttcccaggttgagcgcttctctctttttatttatgcaaattatcacacttagggaagtctccctaagtgtgatgcgggaatccagacgtggacccgttgctcagtgtgcctagagggatatggctgcacctcactgacgaggcccacaataggccgaaacgtacgtctggggttttgctgtttctcttgttcagagagggattacctggtatttcggtgttggactgtactgtgaagtcaggatcagactgatatgctacaggaaagttcttctctgtgaaaggcacatgttgagcaaaaagaggctgcttctagggtggtaactagccatagaacaagctattatgctattgttcgttcccaggttgagcacttctctctttttatttatacttcaAGAATATGTCTGTTTTTGGTaacattgttattattaatattattataatttgtttaTAAAACACCACCAATTTATAtagtgtttaaaatgtttgtaagcAAAAATTCTTATGCAGTACAGTTTACTATAGTATATATTATGTTTCCAAGAGCCTTGTTAATGGGGGTTGTTGTGCATTTTGTTCATTTTCACAAAGAAAGGTTAAAATATTGTAAGTTTTATTAGTggtgaatacaattttttttttattaatgctgTTACCTCTCATACTTGCAGCCAACTAACATGTGTACTACTCATTTCTTTCTCTTACTTGAGTACACACTGATATTTTATATCCACCTATCTTATTGTGTACTTATCCTCCCCTAACTAAATCAAACAAATATCTTAATGTCTGTTGGTTCTGATCACTCGTGCTGTATAGTTACAGCATATATTCTCATTACTCTATAGtacagtggttttcaaagtgtgaggcggGCCTCCCCAGGGGGGCTCTAGAGCATATAAGAGGAGGCGCGAGAACAGTGACACTTTGCACTATCGTATGGAAAGCACAAGCAGAAGCTGACTTTGGAAAATCGTTTTTGTAAGAGCCAACAATGACACGTGCCATGTAATGGTGGAATAAGACAAAGCACTGGTTGTAAGTGGTAAAAAGGCACTGAGTTTGAAATCGCTTAGACACTGCATTGCGTTTGTTGTCTTGATCTTtaacttgcatttaaagggacatgaaacccaatttttttatttcatgatttagaaagagcatgcaattttaatcaactttcttatttacttctgttacctaatttgcttcattcttgtgatatcatttgctgaaactcatatctagataggctcagtagctggtgatttgtggctgcacatagatgcctcatgtgattggctcacccatgtgcattgctattcctttaacataggatatctaaagaatgaagcaaataagataatagaagtaaattggaatgttgtttaaaattgtgttctctacccGAATCAAgatagaacatttttgggtttagtgttcctttaacacagGAGGGGAGGCCCCACtgcctaagactttgaaaacccctgCTATAGTAAATACTTGGATTCATTGATAAAGTGGAGGAAACTTACCATACGCTTTTCCATCTTTAGCCTCCTCTATGTTCTCCAAGGAGAATGCTTTGTTATCTATTATGAAGGATGGGCAGTTGACAAATCTATTCAATATGTTTATATGATCTGTTTCATATTGGTATCCAGTCCTTCTCATTTCCACTAGCTCTGGGATAATATAACAGAAGATGAATACCCACCCATTGGATATTAAAGCGATAGCAAGAACTGGGTCGTCCCAAGCTCTTTTGTGACCTAGGTTTTCATTTCCATAGGTGTACATCACAATCCAAATAATCCAAATAACAACAGATAAACATGCTGTTACTATTATATATTTTCCATGTCGTTTCCATTGTTTATATTGTCCAAAGAGTACTGGGAAAGGTATTACTAGTGAGGACAATATAAGGAACATTACATATACTAAAGCAGCCACAAAGTCTTGGTTAGTAACATAACAAAGATTTTCAGATGGGTCAAGCGATTGAAATTTGTAGCGCACATCAGTGATCAGAAGCCATTCCACATTTATCACTGCCTCTACCAAAAACAGACCGGCAGCCAACAGGGTCACCAAACATGCACCAGGGCCGTGGTTTTGCGATGCCAAATAGTTAAGTCTGACAGAGTGTGCCACCAGACATGAAAAGCACATAGCAAATAGCACCCCAAATAAAAATCTGCGCACTATACAGATCACATCATCTGGTGCTATAATAAAGGCAAAGACCAAAGAGAACAAGCCAAAGACACCAACTATCAACATAAAGTTGATAGGTAAGAGATGTCTGCGTTCATCTTGGGCAACTAAGGGGGCTTGAACCAAACAGATTACTGCTAGGATAACTGTGCAAATGATTCCGAAGCCTGCCACAGCTTCTAGTATAATTCCCCAGGCTGCATGTATATCACAGAGGCCAAAGTAAATAGAATTGATGTCACGACCACAACCAGTTGGAGAAATTGAGAAATTCTGTAAATCCATTGCTAGATCTGTGAAATTGTGAGTCAATGCTTTTGATATGTAGTTTGCCAAAAACAGGATCAGCAGTGCGTTTCTGTATGCCATCTTCAGAAATATCTGTTaaatggaagaagaaaaaggtattATTCAAAAGTCAAAACCATAAAACAATTTGcagaacaaaactaaataaatattttaaaacaaaactaaacaacgACTTTTTTTCTCCCCTGTTAGCCTGTacaacaacatatttttttgtttgcatattttcaaaaGCAAAGCTGGTCTATAATTAGGGATGGGCATTTGTCTATTTTGACAGCCAACGAATGCTCAATATGGCAGTCGCCAGCAACATTCAGCTATTTTTAAAGCcacatttcttcttgtgaaagtgacacacactaagatctggatttgcacaaatcttagtgtgttgcactttcagaagaagAGATCTGACCttgaaaatagccaaatgctaTTTATGAGAGTGCGAGTgggcatgatacaatgtagtgtatcatgtccgccgcacatcgataaatgcagacagcattcttGTGTCTTgtaaactacttgtgcaatgccatcccctgcagattcgcggccaatctgccgctagcagggggtgtcaatcagccctatcgtataggatcgggtggattgatgtccgcagcctcagaggaggcggacaagttatggagcagcggtcttgaaggctcactcggaaacaggggcatcaagctccattctgagcttgataattcggccctttaGTGTCAACAGataaccacaaaatagttaaaaactGCAGCAGTATTTGTTCTCCttcagtgtgtgtgaatgtttgtgtatatagatagatagacagagtttCTATAAttagacaataaacaccttgagattgtaatataaactgtttagttatttgtattaaagtgatggtaaactctcccctttttaaaatcagatctggaatgttagtgatattttagatggagttccattcatcagttgtaacaaaCATGCcctataaattactttttaatatagatataaaattcaaatagccCGCGCTCCGCCAACCactttaaaagttaatttttctgtaagttaatggtttgaattgtccaatcagcgctctccccatatggcacttttgttgtagctagagtgttgattggagaacaatttaaacctttagctcacagaaaaattaacttttttcatatctatattaaaaagttagtTACAGCGCATAttcgttacaactgatgaatgaaacccatctaaaatatcactaacattctggatctctggagagtttaccatcactttaaaacaactttacaacatactttcattatttattttgtaatcgtTTAACATCAttttgctctgaaaattgtggatttttttaTTCTCAGAACTGTAAACGCACATTGCAGATgtctcaaggctaaccatgctacatatatttctCTAACTGGCTTCAgcatataacaactgcaaaacaatttagttTCTACTAACATACTCACTATGGCCAGCCTTGTATTCTTCATaagcaagcccagattggctcctccatatagGCAAATGGtgggtttggttattgaaaaacaacagcagtaaacaagatccttttttttttataaataaatctttagtcttggctgatatgttattctatagaaaaGCAACATAAATGTGTTATTACATGGtgtttttagtgtccctttgactggtatattatgatatatatatatatatatatacagtgtgtgtgtgtatatatatatatatatatatatatatatatatatatatatatatatatacacagtgtatgtatgtatatatatatatatatatatatatatatatacagtgtatgtatgtatatatatatatatatatatatatatatatatatatatatatatatatatacacagtgtatgtatatatatatatacagtgtatgtatgtatgtatatatatatatatacagtgtatgtatgtatatatatatatacacagtgtatgtatgtatatatatatatatatatacacagtgtatgtatatatatatatatatatatatatatatatatatatacagtgtatgtatatatgtatatatgtatatatatatatatatatatattagggttgtgCGATATGGGGAAAAAACTATCAAGATTTTTTGATGAAATAGTGTGATTTTAATTGTgatttcataaaaatattttttaaacgtacattttgaattaaaaaatgaatttaactgttcaaaacaGTGGCTTGTTCCCCTTGCAGTTTGTTTTGCAGAGTGAATAGGCCAAAGAAAAAAGCACTGCCTATCCGACAcctttttttgtctgtgcacatctCAGGACTGGAGCAACAAACCATCAGACAAGTAAAATGGTGGTGGTAGCATTAAGAGCTGTGACACTGATGTGGCGCTTCCAGCCGGTCTATCACCCTGGAGGAGTGATCAGTACTGCTGCTGGGCTGGACTGGAGTGTTTGTGTGACTGATATGACATGTTAAGAAAGCCATTTTGgactatttttttgtttaaataaaaaaatcgcaCCCTCATACAATTCAGATTCAGTGCGTTGCCTCATATTGCGATTAATTGCATGgcattatgtatgtactgtatgtatgtgtgtatatat
Proteins encoded:
- the LOC128638908 gene encoding G-protein coupled receptor family C group 5 member C-like, with protein sequence MAYRNALLILFLANYISKALTHNFTDLAMDLQNFSISPTGCGRDINSIYFGLCDIHAAWGIILEAVAGFGIICTVILAVICLVQAPLVAQDERRHLLPINFMLIVGVFGLFSLVFAFIIAPDDVICIVRRFLFGVLFAMCFSCLVAHSVRLNYLASQNHGPGACLVTLLAAGLFLVEAVINVEWLLITDVRYKFQSLDPSENLCYVTNQDFVAALVYVMFLILSSLVIPFPVLFGQYKQWKRHGKYIIVTACLSVVIWIIWIVMYTYGNENLGHKRAWDDPVLAIALISNGWVFIFCYIIPELVEMRRTGYQYETDHINILNRFVNCPSFIIDNKAFSLENIEEAKDGKAYDKPISPYSGYNGLYPTLYPKPCELTLGNRAKSLSRMTAPGMEESVARNWFPINLSDNPFTGSFGDEPSGKSDSKDARSQHSPKESASFDTCPPDGEASPSISVT